GAGAGTAGTTTTCTATTCCAGGACAGTAGCCCAGCTCTTTAATCATTTCTAAGTCGTACTCCACACGCTGTTGCAGCCTTTTAGCTTCCATGCGTTTACCTATGCTATTGAAGAACTCAACCTGCTGAAAAAGATCATCCTGAATTTGGCGAATAGCATTGTTCATTCGTTCCTTTGTCGTTACAAATATATTGGCCGGATAGATAAGTACCTCATCTGGCTCATCAATAATAGTCCCAGAAACAGGATCTAGTATTTCCAGCGTTTCTATTTCGTCTCCCCAAAATGTAACACGATAGGCATAGTCCGCATATGCCAAAAATATATCTACTGTATCTCCTTTTACCCGAAATCGGCCCTGCTTAAACTCAACTTCATTCCGAGAGTAAAGAGCATCAACCAAGGCATAAAGCAACTTGTTTCTACTTAACAGCTGGCCCCTTTTTAATTTTATGGTCGTTGCATGAAAATCTTCAGGATTTCCAATACCATACAAGCACGACACAGATGAAACCACAACAACATCTCTCCTACCCGAAAGCAACGCAGAAGTTGTACTTAGCCGCAGCTTCTCCAACTCGTCATTTATAGCTAAATCCTTCTCTATATAAGTATCTGTCGTTGGTAAGTAAGCTTCAGGCTGATAGTAATCGTAGTATGATACAAAATATTCAACCGCGTTTTCGGGGAAAAACGTTTTAAATTCACCGTAAAGCTGGGCCGCAAGGGTTTTATTATGGCTTAGGATGAGCGTTGGCCGATTTAACTGAGAAACAACATTAGCCATTGTAAATGTTTTCCCAGAACCAGTAACACCTAGAAGCACATTATACCTTGTGCCACTACTGATATTCTCTACCAGCTGACGTATTGCCTCTGGCTGATCGCCCGTTGGTTTAAACTCGGATGTAAGTTTAAAATTCATTGCTACTTCGATATCTGATACGCAAAGGTAAACAAATGAACTCTATATTATGTACGCAAAAGAATCTAGGCTTACCATAACCATTATTTTAGAACATAATCTAAAGAGACTACCTTTACTTCTGTTTTACTACATTAATAACCAATCACTCCATTCAACAAAAAGATCTGCAAACAATGCTGTTTCCTGTCTACATTTTGGTATTTTTGCGCCAGTTTTAACAGGAATCACGACTTTAATGGAACTATTTACCCTCTTTGCCCTTGCTATTGGACTTTGTTTTGACACTTTTGCCGTATCCGTATCGAGCGGACTCATGAAGCGAGAAATCACATTTAAACAAGCACTCCGAATTGCGATTGTTTTGGGCGCATTTCAAGGAATTATGCCTGCAATCGGATGGTTTTTAGGAATCAGCATCAAAGAATATATAGAACAATGGGACCATTGGATTGCTTTTATTCTTTTAGGTGCTCTTGGTGCCAAAATGATTTTAGAAAGCATTGGTAGCAAAGAGAATAAAAATTTCGATCCACTAAATATGAGAGTTATTGTTGGTATGGGCATTGCAACCAGCATAGATGCGCTTATAGTTGGCGTTAGCTTTGGAATGTTTGAAGTAAACCTTCCCCTTGCTGTGGCTGTAATTGGAGGGGTTACCTTCTTAGCCTCAATGCTCGGAATTCTATTTGGGAAAAAAACTGGTGAACATTTTGGAGAAAAGATTGAGATGCTTGGAGGGATCATCCTGATCCTTATAGGCAGCAAAATTTTAGTAGAGCACCTACTTACCCGATAACTTCAAAATATGGGTAAATTAGTTAGATTTGCTAAAATTGAAATTTGAAATCTAAAAATAGCATTCCGACAATATGTTATCATGCATAACCAGCAACCTAACCGCACCTTACGACATCGCATTGTAATCCTATCTAAATATTATGGAAAACAATGCCGCATTATCGTTTTTACGACCCTTGCAATAGCGATTATTGCCATCTCCATAATATTTATTTCAAGACATCATTCCAACACGACAACAGCTAATCGACAAACTATTGACAGCCTAATAGATTGGAATGACTCCTTGTATGAAAAATCTCCCATCAAGGCATATCAAAAGATAGAGATGGCCAAAGCGCTGGCCAAAGATCCTGAAACATTAGGAGAAATATACACCAAAGAAGCTTCTTTTGAAAAATATATTCATCAATACAAAAAAGCCGAAAAATGTTACCACCTTGCTGTTAAACAATATAGCATAAATGGTAGTGACAAAGAACTGGCAGACTCCTACTTCAAGTTGGGAGACATCTATAAAAAGTTAGGAGAGTATTGTTTAGGCTTTAGGGTTACTGTAAAAAGTTTAAATATCTACCTCAATTTAAAAGATTTACAAGGACAAAGGCGATGCTATAATAACATAGGAAGTTTTTATAAATACTTAGAAGACTACCCCAGAGCTTTAGAATTTTACCAAAAAGCTCTCAGAATTAGCCAAGATCTCAAATATGAGTCTGGCATTGCATCTGCCTTTAACAATATCGGAACCATCTATTCAGCACTAAACCAGCAAGATTTAGCCCTAGAATTTTATGCCAAAAGCATGAATACAAATGCGGCTAAAAAGAATGCCCTCTCTAAGGCCATATACTACGGAAACGTTGCAGGAATATATACCAAACAGAAGCGATTCCCTGAAGCGCTACAAATGTTCCTAAAAGCGCAGCAGCTTCTTAAGACGTCCTTTGAACCTAGAAACTTAGCTTCTCATTATATTGACTTTGGAGAATACTATGAAAATACGGACAACTTGGATTCTGCCATAATAAATTATAAAAGAGCCCTTTTTCTTGCAAATGGATACAACTTTAAAGACAGAGTTGCCGTAGCCTATCAAAAACTTTCGTCTGTATATTTAAAACAAGGGAACTACAAAGCTACAATAGAAGCAAAAAATGCTTACTTAAAACTTAGAGAAAAGCTTCTGAACAACCAAAAGTCGTTAGAAATAGCTCGTCTGGAAACTGACTTTGAAGCAAGTAAAGACATTCTCGAAAAGGATAATGCTAAGCTCAAATTCTACCTACTTCTCTCAATTCTTCTCATTACAACTGCAATTGCGATTTTTATGGTCTTTTATCTTCGCAAAAAATACAGAACGGTAGTATCAAAGCAGCTGCAAATTCACCAAAACCTTGTAAATGAGAAGGAAATTGTAGAGAGCGATCTCAGCGAAAAAAATCGGGAATTGGCGCTTTATTCTCTTCAAAAGATTCAGCAAAAGGAGACAAACGAGGCTCTGATTGAAAGGTTGAAGGCTAAATTTAAGGGATATTCTTCCGATATAAAGCAAGAGATAGGTTCTATTATTAACGAGCTAGAGCGAGAAAGCAACCATCAGCACATTTGGGAAGAGTTTGAACACCGCTTTATTTCGGTGAATCCAGAGTTTTATACTAAGCTCATGGAGAATTTCCCTGATCTCACCCAGAACGAAAAGAGAATTTGCGCATTCATTAAACTTAACATGACCACCAAAGAGATTTCGACCATTACAGGGCAGACTCCTCACAGCATAAATGTAGCACGTACTCGACTTAGAAGGAAAATTGGCATTACGAACAGCAGTTCAAGTCTAAGCGACCTCATCA
The Alistipes sp. ZOR0009 genome window above contains:
- a CDS encoding manganese efflux pump MntP family protein, with product MELFTLFALAIGLCFDTFAVSVSSGLMKREITFKQALRIAIVLGAFQGIMPAIGWFLGISIKEYIEQWDHWIAFILLGALGAKMILESIGSKENKNFDPLNMRVIVGMGIATSIDALIVGVSFGMFEVNLPLAVAVIGGVTFLASMLGILFGKKTGEHFGEKIEMLGGIILILIGSKILVEHLLTR
- a CDS encoding tetratricopeptide repeat protein produces the protein MHNQQPNRTLRHRIVILSKYYGKQCRIIVFTTLAIAIIAISIIFISRHHSNTTTANRQTIDSLIDWNDSLYEKSPIKAYQKIEMAKALAKDPETLGEIYTKEASFEKYIHQYKKAEKCYHLAVKQYSINGSDKELADSYFKLGDIYKKLGEYCLGFRVTVKSLNIYLNLKDLQGQRRCYNNIGSFYKYLEDYPRALEFYQKALRISQDLKYESGIASAFNNIGTIYSALNQQDLALEFYAKSMNTNAAKKNALSKAIYYGNVAGIYTKQKRFPEALQMFLKAQQLLKTSFEPRNLASHYIDFGEYYENTDNLDSAIINYKRALFLANGYNFKDRVAVAYQKLSSVYLKQGNYKATIEAKNAYLKLREKLLNNQKSLEIARLETDFEASKDILEKDNAKLKFYLLLSILLITTAIAIFMVFYLRKKYRTVVSKQLQIHQNLVNEKEIVESDLSEKNRELALYSLQKIQQKETNEALIERLKAKFKGYSSDIKQEIGSIINELERESNHQHIWEEFEHRFISVNPEFYTKLMENFPDLTQNEKRICAFIKLNMTTKEISTITGQTPHSINVARTRLRRKIGITNSSSSLSDLINSI